From Bacteriovorax sp. Seq25_V, a single genomic window includes:
- a CDS encoding TonB-dependent receptor domain-containing protein, with translation MKQKFIAMLPIILLGQSYGQDGVYNLETVNIYEGQDSGQQLQLSSDVESNSFDYLGQDYLSNTNNSSLDDILKFSSNATTSGGPRSSGEAIQVRGLQASKLYMYVDGVKQSFRTDHNTMMAIDTANIKEVKIDKDTSNFSRSGSVGGGVSLRTIEATDYLNAKEDFGASIQSSQQGSNKEKYVGIKIYGKDKKSNYILSVGNRDASNIVLGDRSTLPHSNFEDDSFLAKYKFNYRNFDFLLQGDYFTRQDNVPINPTLDPPEDDLELNGDNTIKRTTQLVGVDLRKQQLELRASNTDQKLTKVRKSDKQIERRDINSKQLSLKKKTVISKVSLLSGVEFLTDTLSGNRNIEKLESYPSGESRQKSIYVDGVFVSDYFDLSAGLKYQDYKLNSNKFSERGDNGLLKKAGVRFKPTQALTLSVNYSEGFNAPKVQDVFADGLHHPGDGFFIADNYFIPNEDLKVERSKTIEVGVKYERNLFSSEDLISLTASRYWSHIDDYISLEKIDRAIFDGENGTTQSVNIDLVSLTGDELGLGYIYDQFESRISYTKIRGTNKILGLYIADLPADHYNFYLAHHLDQYSFDYGYQSVLSLKQDRINRETTERTDETPRSFVHNVFLSKGFFGDVVKINMNFDNITNRRYRKHASNIMEAGRDYKISFEYKVNFL, from the coding sequence ATGAAACAAAAGTTTATTGCCATGCTTCCAATTATATTGTTGGGCCAATCTTATGGTCAGGATGGGGTCTATAATCTTGAGACAGTAAATATTTATGAAGGACAAGATAGTGGGCAACAGCTTCAACTTTCTAGTGATGTAGAGTCAAATTCCTTTGATTACCTCGGGCAAGACTATCTCTCAAATACTAATAATTCTTCACTTGATGATATTTTGAAGTTTTCTTCAAATGCCACAACTTCTGGGGGACCACGTTCAAGTGGTGAGGCCATTCAGGTAAGAGGTCTTCAGGCCTCAAAACTTTATATGTATGTGGATGGGGTGAAACAGAGTTTTAGAACAGATCACAATACGATGATGGCCATCGATACGGCGAATATCAAAGAAGTTAAAATTGATAAGGACACTTCAAATTTCTCAAGAAGTGGAAGCGTTGGTGGAGGAGTGAGCCTTCGCACTATCGAAGCGACTGACTACTTAAATGCAAAGGAAGATTTTGGGGCGTCAATTCAGTCTTCTCAGCAGGGTTCGAATAAAGAAAAATATGTAGGAATAAAAATTTACGGAAAAGATAAAAAGTCGAATTATATTTTAAGTGTAGGAAACAGAGATGCGAGCAATATTGTTCTAGGTGATCGCTCAACACTACCTCATTCGAATTTTGAAGATGATAGCTTTCTCGCTAAGTACAAGTTTAACTATCGCAATTTTGATTTTCTTCTTCAGGGTGACTATTTTACTCGTCAAGATAATGTTCCAATAAATCCGACTCTTGATCCTCCTGAGGATGATTTAGAATTAAATGGTGATAATACAATTAAAAGAACTACGCAGCTTGTGGGCGTTGACTTAAGAAAGCAACAACTCGAGTTGAGAGCAAGTAATACTGATCAAAAACTGACAAAGGTTCGAAAGAGCGATAAGCAAATTGAAAGAAGAGATATTAATTCGAAGCAACTTTCTTTGAAAAAGAAGACTGTTATTTCGAAAGTTAGTCTCCTTTCAGGAGTAGAATTTTTAACTGATACTCTTTCTGGAAATAGAAATATTGAGAAACTTGAATCATATCCAAGTGGAGAGTCTCGTCAGAAATCAATTTATGTAGATGGAGTTTTTGTATCTGATTATTTTGATCTTAGCGCTGGGTTAAAATATCAAGATTATAAATTAAACTCAAATAAATTCTCTGAGCGTGGAGATAATGGGTTACTTAAAAAAGCTGGAGTTCGGTTTAAGCCTACTCAGGCACTGACTCTTAGTGTGAATTATAGTGAAGGATTTAACGCTCCTAAGGTTCAAGATGTTTTTGCTGACGGACTCCATCATCCAGGGGATGGTTTCTTCATTGCTGATAATTATTTTATTCCTAATGAGGATTTAAAAGTAGAGAGGTCTAAGACTATTGAAGTTGGGGTAAAATATGAAAGAAACTTATTTTCATCTGAGGATTTGATCTCTTTAACGGCATCTCGTTATTGGAGTCATATCGATGACTATATCTCTCTCGAAAAAATTGATCGTGCTATTTTTGATGGTGAAAATGGTACTACTCAATCAGTGAATATTGACTTAGTTTCTCTTACTGGTGATGAGCTGGGTCTTGGGTATATTTATGATCAATTTGAATCACGGATTTCTTATACAAAGATTCGTGGGACAAATAAAATATTAGGACTTTATATTGCTGATCTTCCTGCTGATCACTATAACTTCTATCTTGCACATCATCTTGATCAATACAGCTTTGATTATGGTTATCAAAGTGTATTAAGCTTAAAGCAGGATCGAATCAATCGTGAAACAACAGAAAGGACTGATGAAACACCTCGCTCATTTGTTCACAATGTTTTCCTGTCAAAAGGATTTTTTGGTGACGTTGTTAAAATAAATATGAACTTTGATAATATTACCAACAGACGTTACCGTAAGCATGCTTCTAATATAATGGAAGCAGGTAGAGATTATAAAATAAGTTTTGAATATAAGGTTAATTTTCTATAG
- a CDS encoding energy transducer TonB produces the protein MKRNFVTPLAFITSLIVHAMMLISAQKVEIVTKKNFGETLSEKSLARTSIFLKSHKASKSRLNQKIVEKKLKRTIKTPSVKAVEPQLSVAKRENRKSQGTSDSVARYTSVIREMITKNKKYPRVAKRLKQQGVVKVYFEVSFPNKISNLKIVETAKYDLLNKSALETIESLEDLPQVPDEHAEAPIQLIVPLNFEIL, from the coding sequence ATGAAACGTAATTTTGTCACACCTTTAGCATTCATAACATCGCTTATTGTTCATGCAATGATGTTAATTAGTGCTCAGAAAGTAGAAATTGTGACAAAGAAAAATTTTGGAGAGACATTATCTGAGAAGTCTCTCGCAAGAACTTCCATTTTTCTCAAATCGCATAAAGCTTCTAAATCACGTCTTAATCAAAAGATCGTAGAGAAGAAGCTAAAAAGGACTATTAAAACTCCTTCAGTAAAGGCCGTTGAGCCTCAATTAAGTGTTGCTAAGCGAGAAAATAGGAAAAGCCAAGGGACAAGCGACTCCGTCGCGAGGTACACGAGTGTCATTCGAGAGATGATCACTAAGAATAAAAAGTATCCGCGAGTCGCAAAAAGGCTTAAGCAACAAGGAGTTGTTAAGGTCTACTTTGAGGTGAGTTTTCCTAATAAAATTAGTAACTTAAAAATAGTGGAAACAGCAAAATATGACCTTTTAAATAAGTCGGCGTTAGAGACAATCGAGAGTCTCGAAGATCTTCCACAGGTTCCAGATGAGCACGCAGAGGCACCAATTCAGCTTATTGTTCCCCTGAACTTTGAAATATTGTAA
- a CDS encoding Hsp20/alpha crystallin family protein — translation MKRFEIAPLRSVNPFALFDEFEKGFWPKNVRNFQADEMFPKLELWEENDVFFASVDIPGVDKDSINIDINDDIISVSGERKEEKKSEGYSEKYYGSFKRSFRVPNSYDLEKVEAHFENGVLSLAAPRIQESEKPVKRIEIKSERNGIFERQNPSS, via the coding sequence ATGAAAAGATTTGAAATTGCACCGCTAAGATCGGTGAATCCATTCGCATTATTTGATGAGTTTGAAAAAGGCTTTTGGCCTAAAAATGTACGAAACTTTCAAGCAGATGAAATGTTTCCCAAACTAGAACTTTGGGAAGAGAACGATGTCTTCTTCGCAAGTGTTGATATCCCAGGGGTCGACAAGGACTCAATTAACATCGATATTAACGATGATATCATTTCAGTCTCTGGTGAAAGAAAAGAAGAAAAGAAATCTGAAGGTTATAGTGAAAAGTACTATGGAAGTTTCAAACGAAGCTTTAGAGTTCCTAATAGCTATGATCTAGAAAAAGTTGAAGCTCACTTTGAAAATGGTGTCCTTTCCCTTGCTGCCCCAAGAATCCAAGAAAGTGAAAAACCTGTTAAAAGAATAGAAATTAAATCAGAAAGAAATGGAATATTTGAAAGACAGAACCCCTCTTCATAA
- the gap gene encoding type I glyceraldehyde-3-phosphate dehydrogenase, producing the protein MSIRIGINGFGRIGRCVFRAAIAKGDVEIVGINDLLEPDYMAYMLKYDSTHGRFDGTVEVVDGNLVVNGKKIRVTAHKDPAQLNWAELNVDVAIESTGLFLTDADARKHIQAGAKKVVMSAPSKDDTPMFVMGVNHEAYKGQDIVSNASCTTNCLAPIAKVLHDNWGIKDGLMTTVHATTATQRTVDGPSAKDWRGGRGAGQNIIPSSTGAAKAVGRVIPELNGKLTGMSFRVPTPDVSVVDLTVNLEKPATYEEICKVMKKESEGSLRGVLAYTEEAVVSNDFIGETCTSVFDATAGIALTDTFLKVVAWYDNEMGYSNKVIDLAKYISR; encoded by the coding sequence ATGTCAATTAGAATTGGGATTAATGGTTTTGGTCGAATTGGTCGTTGTGTTTTTAGAGCGGCAATCGCAAAAGGTGATGTAGAAATTGTTGGTATCAATGATTTATTAGAGCCAGATTATATGGCCTATATGCTTAAGTATGATTCAACACACGGAAGGTTCGATGGAACAGTTGAAGTTGTTGATGGAAATTTAGTTGTTAATGGAAAGAAAATTCGTGTAACTGCACATAAAGATCCAGCTCAATTAAACTGGGCAGAACTTAATGTTGATGTTGCAATAGAGTCAACTGGTCTTTTCTTAACAGATGCCGATGCTCGTAAACATATTCAAGCAGGGGCTAAGAAAGTTGTAATGTCGGCTCCATCAAAAGATGACACGCCAATGTTTGTTATGGGTGTTAACCATGAAGCATATAAAGGACAAGATATTGTTTCTAATGCTTCGTGTACGACAAATTGCCTTGCACCAATAGCGAAGGTTCTTCACGACAATTGGGGAATAAAGGATGGTCTAATGACAACTGTTCACGCGACTACGGCGACTCAGAGAACTGTTGATGGACCTTCTGCCAAAGATTGGAGAGGTGGTCGTGGAGCAGGACAAAATATTATTCCTTCTTCTACAGGGGCAGCTAAAGCTGTTGGAAGAGTAATTCCTGAACTTAATGGAAAGCTAACTGGAATGAGTTTTCGTGTTCCAACTCCTGATGTTTCAGTTGTTGACTTGACTGTTAATTTAGAAAAGCCAGCAACTTACGAAGAAATTTGTAAGGTGATGAAGAAAGAAAGTGAAGGAAGCCTTAGAGGGGTTCTTGCTTATACAGAAGAAGCAGTAGTTTCTAACGACTTTATTGGTGAAACTTGTACATCGGTTTTTGATGCAACAGCAGGTATCGCTCTTACAGATACTTTCTTAAAAGTCGTTGCTTGGTATGATAACGAAATGGGTTATTCAAACAAAGTAATTGATCTTGCAAAATACATCTCTCGTTAA
- a CDS encoding methyltransferase, which produces MDKIFEDLSKLERYPKDQDVNLRPYDAADELVLEYLLQHRGAGVLIIEDRFGALTFNIDNVVDVVTDSFISFHGITKNAKNLGRELRPIKKSLEDVKEWDKIDIVVFKVPKNMSYFEDVINFLATKLTEGTEVICPAMIKHLPKTVFEVLESNFGKTWTSLAKKKARLVFGKLEKNSVSRLTKYPLVVNFDGFVKPFTNYSNVFSRSKLDIGTRFFLENIPTGYRRILDLGCGNGVVGIKAKLVNPEADISFADESAMAIRSAKVNFENYFADEPITFWTNCFDSEFHDEKFDLILCNPPFHQQTIVGDFIALQMFNDAFQSLERGGLLRVIGNRHLNYHIKLKQIFGDSKTIASNSKFVIIDCHKR; this is translated from the coding sequence ATGGATAAAATATTTGAAGACCTATCAAAACTAGAGCGCTACCCAAAAGATCAGGATGTGAATCTTCGCCCATATGATGCGGCTGATGAACTTGTCTTAGAATACCTACTCCAACATCGAGGAGCTGGTGTTTTAATTATTGAGGACCGCTTTGGTGCCCTAACTTTTAATATTGATAATGTCGTTGATGTCGTGACTGATTCATTTATAAGTTTTCATGGCATAACAAAAAACGCAAAGAATCTTGGAAGAGAGTTAAGGCCAATAAAAAAGTCTTTAGAAGATGTAAAGGAGTGGGACAAGATTGATATAGTCGTTTTCAAAGTTCCAAAGAACATGTCTTATTTTGAGGATGTCATAAATTTTCTTGCGACAAAACTCACGGAAGGAACGGAAGTTATCTGTCCTGCGATGATAAAGCATTTACCAAAAACTGTTTTTGAAGTTTTGGAAAGTAATTTTGGAAAAACCTGGACAAGTCTTGCCAAGAAAAAAGCTCGACTAGTGTTTGGAAAGCTTGAAAAAAATAGTGTCTCAAGATTAACGAAATATCCTCTCGTTGTTAACTTTGACGGTTTTGTAAAACCATTTACTAATTATTCAAATGTTTTTAGTCGTTCAAAGCTTGATATCGGAACAAGGTTCTTTCTTGAGAATATACCGACAGGCTATAGAAGAATTCTCGATCTCGGCTGCGGTAATGGAGTAGTTGGAATTAAAGCTAAGCTGGTAAATCCGGAAGCTGATATTTCATTTGCTGATGAATCAGCAATGGCGATTAGAAGTGCAAAAGTTAACTTTGAGAACTACTTTGCGGATGAGCCCATTACTTTTTGGACGAATTGTTTTGATTCAGAGTTTCATGATGAGAAATTTGACCTAATTTTATGTAATCCGCCATTTCATCAACAGACTATTGTAGGAGACTTTATTGCGCTGCAGATGTTCAATGATGCTTTTCAAAGTCTTGAAAGAGGAGGCTTACTTCGCGTTATTGGGAATAGACATCTTAATTATCATATTAAGCTTAAGCAAATCTTTGGAGATTCGAAGACAATTGCAAGTAATAGTAAGTTTGTGATTATTGATTGTCATAAAAGATAG
- the mgtE gene encoding magnesium transporter: protein MKEVEENNQDLFDSILIDIDQYNNENKVLYPYDIKEKLLELKEMDEDKFHIILKKLPNELLAEVISEMPAHIQEDAAEYLGSFKLAKVASEMDTDDAADFIQNISENHETIAESILANINKEDRDLIESLISYDEDAAGSYMQTEVFDAKLNDTIGASIEKLAKLKSEREIDNIYHVFIVDRNQKFICSIGLEEVIIMDFKKTFKDIVEDKEKEYTQINCNHLEDISDVVEKVSKYNLSVIPVLNEDGILIGRITSDDIYDIIEEQATEQIYGLAGVNDEAEQDSNLFNVIKTRAVWLGINLLTAIAASIVISFFDSTIQSLVSLAILMPIVASMGGNAGTQSLTVTVRQLAIGDISEEDAKETIIKEVILSLANGFMFAIIVGLLSYVWFKMPLLGVVIGLSTIINLLFAGFFGAIIPLICEKLDIDPAVASTVLLTTITDIVGFFSFLGLAKLIML from the coding sequence GTGAAAGAAGTTGAAGAAAACAATCAAGATTTATTTGATAGTATCTTAATAGATATTGATCAATATAATAATGAGAACAAGGTTCTCTACCCTTATGATATTAAGGAAAAACTTCTTGAACTTAAAGAAATGGATGAGGATAAGTTCCACATCATTCTTAAAAAACTTCCAAACGAACTCCTTGCCGAAGTTATCTCAGAAATGCCGGCCCATATCCAAGAAGACGCTGCTGAGTACCTCGGCTCATTTAAGCTTGCTAAAGTTGCTTCGGAAATGGATACCGATGATGCTGCTGACTTCATCCAAAATATTAGTGAAAACCATGAAACTATTGCGGAAAGTATTCTTGCAAACATCAATAAAGAAGATCGTGATCTTATCGAGTCACTTATCTCATATGATGAAGACGCCGCCGGTTCATATATGCAGACCGAAGTTTTCGATGCGAAGTTAAATGACACTATTGGTGCATCAATTGAAAAGCTTGCAAAACTGAAGTCCGAAAGAGAAATTGATAATATCTATCATGTTTTCATTGTTGATCGAAACCAGAAGTTCATCTGCTCGATTGGTCTTGAAGAAGTTATTATTATGGACTTTAAAAAGACTTTCAAAGATATTGTTGAAGACAAGGAAAAAGAATATACCCAAATTAATTGTAATCACCTTGAAGACATTTCTGACGTTGTTGAAAAAGTAAGTAAGTATAACCTTTCAGTAATCCCTGTTCTCAATGAGGACGGTATTCTAATTGGACGTATTACATCCGACGACATTTACGATATTATCGAGGAACAGGCTACAGAGCAGATCTATGGTCTTGCCGGGGTTAATGATGAGGCAGAGCAAGACTCGAACCTATTTAACGTTATTAAAACACGAGCTGTTTGGCTTGGAATTAATCTTTTAACTGCAATTGCAGCGTCGATTGTTATCTCTTTCTTTGATTCAACAATTCAATCTCTTGTCTCTCTTGCCATCCTTATGCCTATCGTAGCATCGATGGGAGGAAATGCAGGTACTCAAAGTTTAACCGTTACAGTTAGACAGCTCGCGATTGGTGACATCTCCGAAGAAGATGCAAAAGAAACAATTATAAAGGAAGTCATTCTTTCCCTCGCTAATGGTTTTATGTTTGCAATCATCGTAGGGTTACTTTCTTACGTTTGGTTTAAGATGCCACTACTTGGCGTTGTTATTGGTTTATCTACAATTATCAACCTACTCTTTGCTGGATTCTTCGGTGCAATTATTCCACTGATTTGTGAAAAGTTAGATATTGACCCAGCAGTCGCAAGTACTGTTCTGCTGACAACAATCACTGACATAGTTGGCTTCTTTAGCTTTCTTGGTCTTGCAAAATTAATCATGCTCTAA
- a CDS encoding DUF3617 domain-containing protein: MKILLGFLIASKIYALDIKPGLWEQTVNLDAASIMSLPQVQAQIKNLPKEQAQMVLSMMASQMGPRKTEECITKEMLTSPEKLIPQNKDCKIKIIKNSADQLSTSVACEGKITGTATLKRTNTESYTGDFSGKDASGKNMKITFSGAFIKSNCK; encoded by the coding sequence ATGAAGATACTACTTGGTTTTCTTATTGCTTCAAAAATTTACGCACTTGATATCAAACCTGGTCTTTGGGAACAAACAGTAAATCTTGATGCAGCTTCAATCATGAGCCTTCCACAGGTTCAGGCACAAATTAAAAACCTTCCAAAAGAGCAAGCTCAAATGGTCCTTTCGATGATGGCTTCGCAGATGGGTCCTCGAAAAACAGAAGAGTGTATAACAAAAGAAATGCTAACTTCTCCTGAAAAATTAATTCCACAAAACAAAGACTGTAAAATAAAAATTATTAAAAATTCAGCGGACCAACTCTCTACATCTGTAGCATGTGAAGGAAAAATCACAGGGACAGCAACTTTAAAAAGAACAAATACCGAAAGTTATACGGGTGATTTCTCCGGAAAAGACGCATCAGGCAAAAACATGAAAATCACTTTCAGTGGTGCTTTCATCAAATCTAATTGCAAATAA